In a single window of the Nicotiana tomentosiformis chromosome 8, ASM39032v3, whole genome shotgun sequence genome:
- the LOC104099707 gene encoding BOI-related E3 ubiquitin-protein ligase 1-like gives MAVQAQYPSNVLFLNRNVQEGKGQLGNDYSLQHQPGGSGGGSFLDQTQMLFNPGVGGNTRKRGRELTSTTAAMNPLMSMQSQPQPQLIDLTQLHTSPPSQQTPNVVSTGLRLAFGDQQQQQQQQHQLQHQHHHHHSLSPQSSQSSAFYSILTEDLATHIKQQRDEIDHFLQIQGEQLRRTLAEKRQRHYRALMGAAEESMARRLREKEAEMEKAARRNAELEARAAQLSAEAQAWQARARAQEVTAATLQAQLQHAMMNGGGCNERNDGNGGGEPEDAESAYIDPDRVVESTGPSCKACGKRVASVVLLPCRHLCVCTECDAVAQACPLCFSIRSSSVEVFLC, from the exons ATGGCTGTTCAAGCTCAATACCCATCAAATGTTCTCTTTCTAAACAG AAATGTGCAAGAAGGAAAAGGCCAACTAGGTAATGATTATTCATTGCAACATCAACCTGGTGGTAGTGGAGGAGGATCTTTTCTTGATCAAACACAAATGCTATTCAATCCAGGAG TTGGTGGAAATACAAGAAAGAGAGGAAGAGAACTTACAAGTACAACGGCAGCAATGAATCCATTGATGTCAATGCAATCTCAGCCTCAACCTCAACTGATTGACCTCACTCAGCTTCATACATCGCCCCCTTCGCAGCAGACACCAAATGTTGTCTCCACCGGACTCCGTTTAGCTTTCGGAGACcaacagcagcagcagcaacaacaacatcaaTTACAGCACCAACATCATCACCATCACTCTCTTTCTCCTCAATCCTCTCAATCATCAGCTTTCTATTCAATATTAACagaagatttagctactcatatcAAACAGCAACGCGATGAGATTGATCATTTCCTCCAAATTCAG GGAGAACAATTGAGGCGTACGTTAGCAGAGAAAAGGCAACGTCACTACCGTGCACTGATGGGAGCAGCAGAGGAGTCAATGGCGCGAAGGCTAAGAGAAAAAGAAGCGGAGATGGAGAAAGCAGCGCGGCGAAACGCGGAGCTAGAGGCGCGTGCAGCGCAATTGAGCGCGGAGGCACAGGCGTGGCAAGCAAGGGCGAGGGCACAGGAAGTGACGGCGGCAACGCTGCAGGCGCAGCTTCAACACGCAATGATGAACGGCGGCGGGTGTAACGAGAGAAACGACGGGAATGGCGGAGGCGAACCGGAGGATGCTGAATCGGCGTACATTGACCCGGACCGAGTCGTTGAGTCGACAGGTCCGAGTTGTAAAGCGTGTGGGAAACGAGTCGCCTCAGTGGTGCTATTGCCATGTCGCCATTTGTGTGTTTGTACAGAATGTGATGCCGTTGCTCAAGCTTGCCCGTTGTGTTTCTCCATTAGAAGCTCAAGCGTTGAGGTCTTTCTTTGTTAG